Proteins found in one Miscanthus floridulus cultivar M001 chromosome 4, ASM1932011v1, whole genome shotgun sequence genomic segment:
- the LOC136550004 gene encoding auxin-induced in root cultures protein 12-like yields the protein MAAAAAAVRHVSASSTSVSLAIVLAAVAITCSSFPPSSAAAKAASCSSQTFSGTGGGQQHPYASCADLPRLGATLHYNYTAATNTVAVAFRAPQAKGDDGWVAWGINPSGRTGMVGTQAVVAFQHSNGSLVAYPTVLDSYVPSMAPAAPGDLAFPVSDVAAEYADGKQMVVYATLALPAGKGSKFTQVWQQGTAVVNDVPAAHPTTGDNILSTATIDFSD from the coding sequence atggcagcagcagccgccgctgtTCGCCATGTCTCCGCCAGCAGCACCTCCGTCTCCCTCGCCATCGTCCTCGCTGCCGTCGCCATCACCTGCTCGTCGTTtcctccgagcagcgccgccgccaaGGCGGCATCGTGCTCGAGCCAGACCTTCTCGGGCACCGGCGGTGGGCAGCAGCACCCCTACGCGTCGTGCGCGGACCTGCCGCGCCTCGGGGCCACACTGCACTACAACTACACGGCCGCCACCAACACCGTCGCCGTCGCGTTCCGGGCACCGCAGGCCAAGGGCGACGACGGGTGGGTGGCGTGGGGGATCAACCCGAGCGGCCGCACCGGCATGGTCGGCACGCAGGCCGTGGTCGCGTTCCAGCACTCCAACGGCAGCCTCGTTGCGTACCCGACGGTGCTCGACAGCTACGTGCCATCCATGGCGCCCGCGGCGCCCGGTGACCTGGCGTTCCCGGTGTCAGACGTGGCCGCGGAGTACGCAGACGGGAAGCAGATGGTGGTGTACGCGACGCTGGCGCTGCCGGCCGGGAAGGGGAGCAAGTTCACCCAAGTGTGGCAGCAGGGGACTGCGGTGGTGAACGACGTGCCGGCGGCGCACCCCACCACCGGGGACAACATCCTTTCCACCGCCACCATCGATTTCAGCGATTGA
- the LOC136550007 gene encoding beta-glucosidase 31-like, giving the protein MTGKALGCAAFLLLAALGGGVGAAAAASAADITRADFPAGFVFGVGSSAYQVEGAVAEDGRKPSIWDTFTHNGYSIDNATGDVTADQYHKYKEDVKLLHELGVDAYRMSIAWPRLIPDGRGAVNPKGLEYYNNLIDELLSYGIQPHVTIYHFDFPQALQDEYKGLLSPRFIEDYTAYADVCFKNFGDRVEYWSTVNEPNIETIGGFDQGILPPRRCSFPFAFGCDEGNSTTEPYIAAHHLLLAHASAVSLYREKYQAEQGGRIGLTLLGLWYEPATQTPDDIAAAARMNDFHIGWFMNPMVYGDYPPVMRKNVGSRLPSFTDEEAKRVKGSFDFVGFNHYVAIYVKADLSRLDEKVRDYMADAAVAYDMPFLKSKNQSPFMLGLATDFMTSTPWALKKMLKHLQVKYKNPAVMIHENGAAGLSDPSGVNTYDDEFRSQFLQDYIEATLQSIRNGSNVQGYFVWSFLDVFEILFSYRMRFGVYGVEFNSTVRTRYQRHSAKWYSSFLRGGELRPVALPEGAYSQ; this is encoded by the exons ATGACGGGGAAGGCGCTCGGCTGTGCTGCTTTCCTTCTCTTGGCCGCgctcggcggcggcgtcggggcggcggcggcggcctctgcCGCGGACATCACCCGGGCCGACTTCCCCGCGGGGTTCGTCTTCGGCGTCGGCTCCTCGGCGTACCAG GTTGAAGGTGCAGTTGCGGAGGATGGAAGGAAGCCTAGCATCTGGGACACATTCACACATAATG GCTATTCTATTGACAATGCGACAGGTGATGTAACTGCGGATCAGTATCATAAGTACAAG GAAGATGTAAAGCTTTTGCATGAGCTGGGTGTTGATGCCTACAGGATGTCGATTGCCTGGCCTCGACTTATTCCTG ATGGCCGAGGAGCTGTCAATCCGAAGGGACTGGAGTACTACAACAATCTGATAGATGAACTCCTTAGCTACG GAATACAACCTCATGTAACGATCTATCATTTTGATTTTCCTCAGGCTCTTCAAGATGAGTACAAAGGGCTGCTCAGTCCCAGATTCAT AGAGGACTACACAGCGTACGCAGATGTGTGCTTCAAGAACTTTGGTGACAGAGTGGAGTACTGGAGCACTGTCAATGAGCCTAACATCGAAACGATTGGTGGATTTGACCAAGGAATCCTACCGCCACGGCGATGCTCATTCCCCTTTGCCTTTGGTTGTGATGAAGGCAACTCCACCACAGAGCCATACATAGCAGCACACCACCTTCTACTTGCACATGCATCTGCAGTGTCCCTATATAGAGAGAAATACCAG GCTGAGCAAGGAGGACGAATTGGACTAACCTTGCTTGGTTTGTGGTATGAGCCTGCAACGCAGACTCCCGATGATATCGCGGCAGCTGCAAGGATGAATGATTTCCACATAGGATG GTTCATGAATCCTATGGTGTATGGAGACTACCCTCCAGTGATGAGGAAGAATGTTGGGTCCAGGCTGCCATCCTTCACGGATGAAGAGGCAAAAAGAGTAAAGGGATCTTTTGATTTTGTCGGATTCAATCACTACGTTGCCATCTACGTGAAAGCTGATCTTAGCCGACTAGATGAGAAAGTGAGAGATTACATGGCTGATGCAGCAGTGGCATATGACA TGCCGTTTCTCAAGTCAAAGAACCAGTCCCCGTTCATGTTGGGGTTGGCGACCGATTTTATGACGTCCACCCCCTGGGCTCTCAAGAAAATGCTGAAGCATCTCCAAGTGAAATACAAGAACCCTGCAGTGATGATCCATGAAAACG GAGCTGCTGGACTGTCTGATCCATCCGGCGTCAACACCTACGACGACGAATTCAGGTCACAGTTTCTGCAGGATTACATCGAAGCCACACTTCAATCCATCAG GAACGGATCAAACGTGCAAGGTTACTTCGTGTGGTCATTCCTGGACGTGTTTGAGATCCTATTCAGCTACAGGATGCGCTTCGGCGTCTATGGCGTTGAATTCAACTCGACGGTGAGGACAAGGTATCAGAGGCACTCGGCCAAGTGGTACTCCAGCTTCCTCCGTGGTGGCGAGCTGAGGCCAGTTGCTCTACCTGAGGGAGCATATTCACAGTGA
- the LOC136550006 gene encoding beta-glucosidase 32-like, protein MAPPLVSSSAVLRRLRAHSMLPRLLVFLLAAVIVVPRSASAITRRDFPEGFVFGAGSSAFQVEGAAAEDGRTPSIWDTFTHEGFSYDGSTADVSADQYHHYKEDVKLMHEMGLDAYRFSIAWPRLIPAGRGKINPKGLEYYNNLIDELILHGIQPHATIYHFDLPQVLQDEYGGLLSSRFIEDYLAFAEVCFRSFGDRVKHWVTVNEPNIEPIGAFDTGTEPPRRCSYPFGENCTGGNSSTEPYIAAHHLLLAHAAAVSLYRDKYKASQGGQIGITLLGWWHEPATDTPQDAAAAARMNDFHIGWFMHPLVYGDYPPVMRSRVGDRLPALSAEDSAKLRGSFDFVGFNHYLILRVRSSPEKKDSGRRLGDYYVDAAVQNPLVAIAEGRIESPPWALGKLLEHLRLNYGNPPVMIHENGLGDAPDTPSAIEYDDGARIEFLQDYLEVLYLSIRNGSDARGYFVWSFLDVFEFIFAYRMRFGLCGVDMNAGARTRYVRSSARWYAGFLRGGELRPPPAAAPDDVRPYAA, encoded by the exons ATGGCGCCGCCGCTCGTCAGCAGCTCAGCCGTACTCCGACGACTACGGGCGCACAGCATGCTGCCGCGGCTGCTCGTCTTCTTGctcgccgccgtcatcgtcgtgCCAAGGAGTGCCTCTGCGATCACCCGGCGTGACTTCCCGGAGGGGTTCGTCTTCGGCGCAGGGTCCTCGGCTTTCCAG GTGGAAGGGGCAGCTGCAGAGGATGGAAGAACACCCAGCATTTGGGACACCTTCACCCATGAAG GTTTTTCCTACGATGGATCCACTGCAGATGTTTCAGCAGATCAGTATCACCATTACAAG GAAGATGTGAAGCTTATGCATGAGATGGGTTTAGATGCCTACAGATTCTCCATTGCTTGGCCAAGGCTGATTCCAG CCGGGAGAGGAAAGATCAACCCAAAAGGCTTGGAATATTACAACAATCTCATAGATGAACTGATACTGCACG GGATTCAGCCTCATGCCACCATCTACCATTTCGATCTTCCTCAGGTCCTTCAGGATGAATATGGCGGACTTCTCAGCTCCAGATTTAT AGAAGATTACCTTGCTTTTGCAGAAGTCTGCTTTAGGAGCTTCGGTgacagggtgaagcactgggtcacCGTGAACGAGCCCAACATAGAGCCCATCGGCGCCTTCGACACGGGCACCGAGCCCCCACGGCGGTGCTCCTACCCCTTCGGTGAGAACTGCACCGGCGGGAACTCGTCGACGGAGCCGTACATTGCCGCGCACCACCTCCTCCTTGCACACGCCGCTGCAGTGTCCTTGTACAGAGACAAGTACAAG GCAAGTCAGGGAGGCCAGATAGGGATCACTCTCCTGGGCTGGTGGCACGAGCCTGCCACCGACACGCCGCAGGACGCAGCTGCTGCAGCGAGGATGAATGACTTCCATATCGGATG GTTCATGCATCCGTTGGTGTACGGAGACTACCCGCCGGTGATGAGGAGCAGGGTGGGCGATCGGCTGCCGGCATTATCCGCGGAGGACTCTGCGAAACTGCGCGGGTCCTTCGACTTCGTCGGCTTCAACCACTACCTCATCCTACGAGTCCGTTCGTCGCCCGAGAAGAAGGATTCCGGACGTAGATTGGGGGACTACTACGTTGATGCGGCCGTTCAGA ATCCACTTGTGGCCATTGCGGAG GGCCGGATCGAATCTCCTCCGTGGGCGCTGGGGAAGCTGCTGGAGCACCTGAGGCTCAACTACGGGAACCCTCCGGTCATGATCCATGAAAACG GACTAGGAGACGCCCCCGACACGCCGAGCGCGATCGAGTACGACGACGGGGCCAGGATCGAGTTCCTGCAGGACTACCTGGAGGTTCTGTACCTCTCCATACG GAACGGGTCGGATGCGCGGGGCTACTTCGTGTGGTCGTTCCTGGACGTGTTCGAGTTCATCTTCGCCTACAGGATGCGCTTCGGCCTGTGCGGCGTCGACATGAACGCCGGGGCGCGCACGCGCTACGTGCGGAGCTCCGCGCGCTGGTACGCCGGCTTCCTCCGCGGCGGCGAGCTCCGGCCGCCGCCAGCCGCCGCTCCCGACGACGTCAGGCCGTACGCCGCGTGA